The Borreliella mayonii genome has a segment encoding these proteins:
- the rho gene encoding transcription termination factor Rho encodes MDKKNGGFDLEDEIRRLDVSKEFKIEDNLKKKVVKVVAKKDSASNVTKSADLSSAKDSNGLVFPEFDYDISSSGLENNIKNLEQSNIIKFFNGKDYVEIEKLYDKPITEVRKIVEGLGTNHTIAVTMKKAELIFLLVKILSENNINVLFTGVLDVLSDGYGFLRTASNSYLSGGNDVYVSPSQIRLFNLRTGDILYGQIRSPRDGERFFAMVKIKSINDQDPTFAQNRIPFDNLTPLYPNIKLNLEYENCNISTRLINLFSPIGKGQRALIVSPPKAGKTTLLQKIANAITTNYSDVILMILLIDERPEEVTDMIRSVKGEVIASNFDEQASRHVQVAEMVIEKAKRLVENKKDVVILLDSITRLARAYNQTMPTSGKILSGGVDSNALHKPKRFFGSARNIEEGGSLTIIATALVDTGSKMDEVIFEEFKSTGNMELILDRSLADRRLFPAINIKKSGTRKEELLLSEEERSKILLIRRILGGVDDYEGVEVLIEKMKKSKNNEIFLKTMSNGN; translated from the coding sequence ATGGACAAAAAAAATGGTGGATTTGATTTAGAAGATGAAATAAGGCGATTAGATGTTTCTAAAGAGTTTAAGATTGAAGATAATTTGAAAAAAAAAGTGGTTAAAGTTGTTGCTAAAAAGGATTCTGCATCTAACGTGACAAAATCTGCAGATTTAAGTAGTGCAAAGGATTCAAACGGTTTGGTATTTCCTGAATTTGATTATGATATTTCTTCTTCAGGTTTAGAAAATAATATTAAAAATTTAGAGCAAAGTAATATCATCAAGTTTTTTAATGGTAAAGATTATGTAGAGATTGAAAAACTTTATGATAAGCCAATTACAGAGGTTAGAAAAATTGTTGAAGGCCTTGGGACCAATCATACTATTGCTGTAACAATGAAAAAAGCCGAATTAATATTTTTATTGGTAAAAATATTAAGTGAGAATAACATTAATGTTTTATTTACAGGTGTGCTTGATGTGCTTAGTGATGGTTATGGTTTTTTGAGAACTGCATCAAATTCTTATCTTTCAGGAGGCAATGATGTTTACGTTTCTCCTTCTCAGATTAGACTTTTTAATTTAAGAACAGGCGATATTTTATATGGCCAAATTAGATCGCCTAGAGATGGTGAAAGATTTTTTGCAATGGTTAAAATTAAATCTATTAATGATCAGGATCCTACTTTTGCTCAAAACAGAATACCTTTTGATAATTTAACGCCCCTTTATCCCAATATTAAATTGAATCTTGAATATGAAAATTGCAATATTTCTACAAGGCTTATTAATCTTTTTTCACCTATAGGTAAGGGACAAAGGGCTTTAATAGTTTCTCCTCCAAAAGCGGGAAAGACTACCTTGCTTCAAAAAATAGCTAATGCAATAACTACTAATTATTCAGATGTTATTTTAATGATATTGCTTATTGATGAGAGGCCAGAAGAAGTTACAGATATGATTCGTAGTGTTAAAGGCGAAGTGATTGCCTCTAATTTTGATGAGCAGGCTAGTAGGCATGTTCAGGTAGCAGAGATGGTTATTGAAAAGGCAAAAAGACTTGTTGAAAACAAAAAAGATGTTGTTATTTTGCTTGATTCTATTACAAGGCTTGCAAGGGCATATAATCAAACCATGCCAACTTCTGGTAAAATTTTATCGGGTGGGGTAGATTCTAATGCTCTTCATAAGCCAAAGAGGTTTTTTGGATCTGCTAGAAATATTGAGGAAGGGGGAAGTTTAACTATTATAGCTACTGCTTTGGTTGATACTGGTAGTAAAATGGATGAAGTTATTTTTGAAGAATTTAAAAGTACTGGTAATATGGAATTAATTCTTGATAGAAGTTTAGCAGACAGAAGACTTTTTCCTGCTATTAATATTAAAAAGTCAGGTACCAGAAAAGAAGAGTTACTTCTTAGCGAAGAGGAACGTTCTAAGATTTTGCTTATTAGAAGAATACTCGGAGGTGTTGATGATTATGAGGGAGTTGAAGTTCTGATAGAAAAGATGAAAAAAAGCAAAAATAATGAGATTTTCTTAAAGACAATGAGCAATGGTAATTAA
- a CDS encoding type B 50S ribosomal protein L31 gives MRKGIHPKNNLVVFKDGSNGAMFLTRSTLNSKETIKYIDGKEYPLITVEITSKSHPFYTGQQKFVDAAGRIDKFNKRYKKS, from the coding sequence ATGAGAAAAGGTATACATCCTAAAAATAATTTAGTGGTATTTAAAGACGGATCAAATGGAGCAATGTTTTTAACCAGGTCTACTTTGAATTCAAAGGAAACTATTAAATATATTGATGGAAAGGAATATCCGTTGATTACTGTGGAGATTACAAGCAAATCGCATCCTTTTTATACTGGCCAACAAAAGTTTGTTGATGCAGCAGGAAGAATTGATAAATTTAATAAAAGGTATAAAAAGTCCTAA
- a CDS encoding bactofilin family protein, producing the protein MPINIVDSYKWDCKLDSSLTFRGKLKFEGTLYLDSSFEGEISSKGGVLFIGKNSKVITNVVICDTLIVEGILKGNVNAANKVYLNSGCKIYGDVKTKKIFINDNIIFDGKCEMIKSNEIIDLFSFTVSQIKDTLQ; encoded by the coding sequence ATGCCGATTAATATTGTAGATTCTTATAAATGGGATTGTAAGCTGGATTCTAGTTTAACTTTTAGAGGAAAATTAAAATTTGAAGGGACTTTGTATCTTGATTCTTCTTTTGAAGGTGAAATATCTTCGAAAGGGGGTGTGCTTTTTATTGGTAAGAACAGCAAGGTTATTACCAATGTGGTAATTTGTGATACATTAATAGTAGAAGGAATTTTGAAGGGCAATGTAAATGCTGCTAATAAAGTTTATTTAAACAGCGGTTGTAAAATATATGGGGATGTAAAAACAAAAAAAATATTTATTAATGATAATATAATTTTTGATGGTAAATGTGAAATGATAAAGTCTAATGAAATTATAGATTTATTTTCTTTTACTGTTTCACAAATAAAAGATACTTTGCAATAA
- a CDS encoding HU family DNA-binding protein — protein sequence MSFSRRPKVTKSSIVDQISLNIRNNNLKLEKKYIRLVIDAFFEELKSNLCSNNVIEFRSFGTFEVRKRKGRLNARNPQTGEYVKVLDHHVAYFRPGKDLKERVWGIKG from the coding sequence ATGTCTTTTTCAAGAAGACCAAAGGTTACTAAGTCAAGCATTGTTGATCAAATATCTTTGAATATTAGAAATAATAATCTAAAATTAGAAAAAAAATACATAAGACTTGTAATAGATGCTTTTTTTGAAGAGCTTAAAAGCAATCTTTGTTCGAATAATGTTATTGAGTTTAGATCTTTTGGTACATTCGAAGTTAGAAAAAGAAAGGGACGTTTAAATGCTCGTAATCCTCAAACAGGGGAATATGTTAAAGTTTTAGATCATCATGTTGCATATTTTCGTCCAGGCAAAGATTTGAAAGAGAGAGTGTGGGGTATTAAAGGTTAA
- the rpsT gene encoding 30S ribosomal protein S20: MRKNASALKRSRQNLKRKIRNVSVKSELKTIEKRCINMIKAGKKDEAIEFFKFVAKKLDTASRKRIIHKNKAARKKSRLNILLLKQGN; encoded by the coding sequence TTGAGAAAAAATGCATCTGCATTGAAGCGCTCTCGTCAAAATTTAAAAAGAAAGATTAGAAATGTAAGTGTAAAAAGTGAATTAAAAACAATAGAAAAGCGCTGTATCAATATGATAAAAGCGGGCAAAAAAGACGAAGCTATTGAATTTTTTAAGTTTGTTGCAAAAAAACTAGATACTGCTTCTAGAAAGCGAATAATTCATAAAAATAAGGCTGCTAGAAAAAAATCTCGTTTAAATATTTTGCTGTTAAAGCAAGGAAATTAG